A single genomic interval of Helianthus annuus cultivar XRQ/B chromosome 13, HanXRQr2.0-SUNRISE, whole genome shotgun sequence harbors:
- the LOC110900772 gene encoding uncharacterized protein LOC110900772: protein MVVENQNGAEEFMGEGQNLDLKFTPSTFNWNNWVTRKSTTFVWRAIDEKVPSAVALRGRGMNLPDVTCKTCGAADEIAGHILLGCSFAKRVWEAITTWLKIPMVSTEWNIAELLMEMSEIQRSRNERKAIHAVAIQTMWILWKTRNERVFKGRQGVVQTVVEDIKDASFQGLKQRSKYCTISRREWWNFNVNL, encoded by the exons ATGGTGGTGGAGAATCAAAATGGAGCCGAAGAGTTTATGGGTGAAG GGCAGAATCTGGATTTAAAATTCACACCGAGCACGTTCAACTGGAACAATTGGGTTACAAGAAAAAGTACAACGTTTGTTTGGAGAGCGATTGACGAGAAAGTCCCTTCGGCAGTGGCACTAAGAGGAAGAGGCATGAACTTGCCTGACGTAACCTGTAAAACATGTGGGGCAGCGGATGAAATTGCAGGTCATATACTCCTCGGTTGTAGTTTCGCCAAAAGAGTCTGGGAGGCGATTACTACATGGTTAAAAATCCCGATGGTCAGCACGGAGTGGAACATTGCGGAGCTGCTGATGGAGATGTCCGAGATACAAAGAAGTCGGAATGAAAGGAAAGCCATACATGCTGTAGCAATTCAAACGATGTGGATACTGTGGAAGACAAGAAATGAACGGGTTTTCAAAGGAAGACAAGGCGTGGTCCAAACGGTAGTGGAAGACATAAAGGATGCCTCTTTTCAGGGATTGAAGCAGAGATCAAAATATTGTACGATATCGAGGCGGGAATGGTGGAATTTTAATGTAAACTTGTAA